CACGCGACCAGACCAGTCAGCGACAGCGTTTTCGTCGGCGAATACTGCGTATCGCCGGTCTTTATTCGCTCCCGTCCGAATCCGGTGTATGGGCAGCGAGCAGTTGACGCGGCGACGGTTGTTGGCGACTGCGACGGCCGCGGCGGCCGGCGTCGCGGGGTGTAACACACCGCGATCAGACTCTTCGGGGAACGTCTCGAACCCGGACGCCCGGTCGCTACTGAACTCCACGCCGGAGTCGGAGTCGGTCTACACGGACGTCTACCGCGAGACCATCGACTCCGTTGTCCTGCTCCGCGTCTACGGCGCCGCCGGTCGAAACGGCGAGGGATCGGGATTCGTGTACGACGACGGCTACGTCGTCACCAACCAGCACGTCGTCGCGAACGCCGACCGGGTCCGCGTCCGGTTCACCGACGGCCAGTGGCGCACCGCAGCGGTGGTCGGCACCGACGCCTACAGCGATCTCGCGGTGCTCGACGTGCCGGACGTCCCCGCGTCCGCGACACCGCTGTCGCTCATCGACGGCCAGGTCGCCGTCGGCCAGCGCGTTATCGCGATCGGTAATCCGCTCGGGTACACCGGCTCGCTGACGTCGGGCGTGGTCAGCGGCGTCGATCGGTCCCTGCCCGCGCCGAACAACTTCCGCATCCCGGACGCGATCCAGACCGACGCGCCCGTCAACCCGGGCAACAGCGGCGGCCCGCTCGTGACCCTCGACGGTCGAGTCGCGGGCGTCATCAACTCCGGCGGGGGCGACAACATCGGCTTCGCCATCTCCGCGGCGCTGATGCGTCGCGTCATCCCCGCGCTGATCGAGCGTGGCCGGTACGATCACTCCTTCATGGGCGTGAGCCTCACGAGCGTCACCCCACTGATCGCCGAGGCCAACGACTTGCCTGACGCCGACGGCGTCTACATCGACGCGGTCCGTCCGGACGGCCCCGCTGGCGACGTCCTGGAGGGATCGGGGGGTCAGTCGACCCGCATCGACGGCGTCCAGGTCCCGGTCGGGGGCGACGTCATCGTCCGGATGGGCGAGCAGCGGATCCAGAGCCAGGAGGCGCTCTCCACCTACCTGGCCCTCGTCACGAGTCCCGGCGACACGATCCCCCTCGAGGTGATCCGCGACGGGAGCCGGACCACCGTCGACCTCACCCTCGGCGAACGGCCCACGACCTGACGGTCGCCGGCCGAACGGAAACGCACATGCGGATTCGGGCCGTCCGGCCGACTATGGAGCTCAGCGCGCGCGATCGCGTCCCCGAGTTGACCGGCCTGTTGACCGCCGTGGCGCTCGCGCTCGTCTTCGGTGCGGTCCTGGGCGTGATCCCCAGCACCGCACTGCCTCGCGCGCCCGACTGGTTCGTCGCCGCCATCCCCCACCTCAACGCCGCCGTGAGCGTCCTCGCCGTCGTCGTGATCCTCGCCGGCTGGCGAGCGATCCGACACGGGAACGTCGCCCGCCACCGCCGCGCCATGCTCGCCGGGCTCGCCCTCTTCGGCACCTTCCTGGCCCTCTATCTCTACCGGGTCACCCTGGAAGGCCCCGCCGGCTTCGCTGGCCCCGCGGCCGTCGAGCGGTTCGCGTACCTCCCGATCCTGGGGATCCACATGCTGCTCGCCATCGTCTGCATCCCCCTCCTGTTCTACGTCCTCCTGCTCGCGCTGACCCGTCCAGTCAGCGAGCTCTCGGAGACGAACCACCCGCGGGTCGGCCGCGTCGCCGCGACCCTGTGGCTCGTCTCCTTCACCCTCGGGACCGTCGTCTACCTCCTGCTGTACGTGCTGTTCTGACTGCCTGCCGCCAGACGCGGGACCACCTGCTGCCAGCAACCCACGCCCGCAAGGGAGTCGCAACTACCCGCTGACCAACCCGACAATGCTGACTTTCGCCTCGGGACCCATCTCACGGCTATGGGCCGTGACCTGGACGACGTGGACCGGAGCATCCTGTACCTCCTCCAGGAGGACGCCCGCAACGCTACCGCCCAGGACATCGCGGACTCCGTCGGCGTCTCCCCCAGCACCGTCCGCAACCGCATCGACCGCCTCGAGGCCGACGGCATCGTCCGGGGCTACCACCCCGAGATCGACTACGAGGCGGCCAACCTCCCCCTGCAACTGACCTTCGTTATCACCGCCCCACCGACCGAGGTGGCTCACTACTCGGATCAGATCCGGTCGATACAGGGCGTCATCGACGTCCGCGAGATGCTCACCGGCCGCCGCAACCTCCACGTCGACGTCGTCGGCACCAGTACCAAGGAGATCACGCGGATCACCGACACCGTCCACGACCTCGGCGTCCAGATCGAGAGCTCAGAGATGATGCGCCGCCGACACGTCCAGCCGTTCAACCACTTCTTCCTGCAGGGGAACGAGGATATGGACGCACGCGACGACGAACACGCCAGCGAGGAGTCGACCTGATCGATTCCGGTATCTTCTCTCGATTTCACAATTTCACCCGCCATCGCGTAGAGAATCCACAGCGGTGACCCGAGCCAAACGCAATCTCGGTGCCGGTATGCTGTGAAATCCACAATCTGTTCGTTCGGCCCCACGACACCGTTATCCGCGTCTGTACCGGACTTTCACACGCAGGTTACGATTACCACGACAACCGGTGGTGGGTAGCGGACCTCTCACGAACCATGAACGACGACACCTTCGACGCCCTGGCTCACGATCGCCGCCGACAATTACTGCTCCCCCTACTGGACGAACCACGACGGGAGAGCACCGCTACGGCAGCCGTCAGCGACGGGGGCACTGACCGTAAATCCCTCCAGCGACGGGCGGGGCTGTACCACGTCCACCTCCCGAAACTCGCCCACTACGGGATCATCGAGTGGCACGAAGACAGCGACGAGATCAGCAGAGGCCCGAACTTCGAGCAGGTTCGGCCCCTGCTCGAACTCGTCGCCGATCGCGCCGCCTGACCGTTCGGTCCGGTTCCCGTCCCCCGATTCCGAGGATTTTCCGACAGAACGAGTGCTCGTCGCTCACGGCTCGTTGCACTCGAACCGCGCTACTCACGACTCGCTTCGCTCACCGTTCGCGGTAACCGAGGTTCTCCCTTCGGTCGAACCTCGCTATGCCCCCTAATCGTCCGCGTGCGCAGTCGTCCCGACTGCTGGCCGATCGACCTCCCGATCGGTCGCCTCGCCGTCGATGTCGTAGGGATACTCGCCGGTGACACAGCCGAGACAGAGGTCCGCCTTCGACCGCGAGAGGGCGCTCGCGATGGAGTCGATCGAGAGGTACGACAGCGAGTCGGCCTCGATCTCGTCGCGGATGTCCGCGACCGACTGGTCCGCCGCGATCAACTCGTCGCGCGAGGCCATGTCGATCCCCATGTAACACGGGGCGACGATCGGCGGCGCGCCGATGCGGACGTGGACCTCCTCGGCCCCGGCGTCGCGCATCAACTCGACCAGTTGCGTCGAGGTCGTCCCGCGGACGATCGAGTCGTCGATCAGCGTGACCGTCTTGCCCTCGACCGTCGACTTGATCGGGTTGAGTTTCATCCGAACGGCGCGCTCGCGCTCGTCCTGCGTCGGCATGATGAACGTCCGGCCGACGTACCGGTTCTTCATCAGCCCCTCCGCGAACTCGACGCCCTCGCTGTCGGGATCCTCGTTGGCGGCTTCCGCGTATCCGGAGGCGAACGCGCGCCCGGAGTCGGGGACCGGCATCACCACGTCGCTCTCGATGCCGCTCTCCTCCCACAGGGCGCGACCGAGTTCGCGGCGCACCTCGTAGACGAGTTCGTCGTCGATCACCGAGTCCGGCCGCGCGAAGTAGACGTGCTCGAAGAAGCAGTGGGCCGTGTTCTCAGATTGTACGAGTTGATAGGTGTCGTAGCCCGTCCCGTCGTCGTGGAGGACGACGAGTTCGCCCGGTCGGACGTCCCGGATCAACTCGCCGTCGAGGGTGTCGATGGCCGCCGACTCCGAGGCGAGGACGTAGCCGTCCTCGAGTTCGCCGATACAGAGCGGGCGATTGCCCTCGGGGTCGCGCACGCCCAGCACGGTGTCGTCGTGCATGATCGTCAGCGAATAGGAGCCGTGGATCCGGCTCATCGTTCGCTTGACGGCGCGCACGAGGTCCTCTTCGAGGAGGTTCCGCGCCAGATCGTGGGCGATGACCTCCGTGTCGCCGTCGGAGGTGAAGGCGTGGCCGAGTTCGGCCAGGCGGTCGCCCACCTCGTCGGCGTTCACGAGGTTGCCGTTGTGGCTCAGCCCGAGCGAACCGCTCTTGAAGGAGACGGAGAAGGGCTGGGCGCAGCTGGCGGTGACGCTGCCGGCGGTGGGGTATCGGACGTGCCCGATACCCTGCGTGCCGTTGAGCTGCTGGAGGTCGTCCTGCGAGAAGGCGTCACCGACGAGTCCCATCTCGACGTGGGAGTGCTGCTGAAAGCCGTCGTGGGTGACGATACCGGCCGACTCCTGGCCGCGGTGCTGGAGGGCGTACAGTGAGTAATAGAGCGGGCGGGCGGCGTCTCGGTCCTGTAACGATACACCGACGACGCCGCACTTCTCGTGCATGGTGGTGGGTGGGATTCGTCCGTCACTCGCCGGCCTTGTCCTGCCAGGCGTAATCACGACGCTTGGCGGACTTGCCGAAACCACAGGACGAACAGACTTTCTTTTTCGTGTGATACGACTTCTCGCCACACCGACGGCACTTCGTGTGTGTCGTCGTGTTCTTCTTCCCCTGACTCGGGGTTCCTGCGCCAGTCATGGGTTGATCGACACGACGTTATCGCCGCGTATAATCGTTGTGTTGTCACCGTCCTCGACGACCAGGTTCATGTGCTGATCGTAGCCGGTCAGTTCTCCCTCGTACACCTCGCCCCCTTTGAGTTGCACCGTCACGCTCGATCCGAGCGCCGCTTCGAGGACGTCCAGCGGTCGTCCACTCATAGGGAAACGGGGTGTCGACGGACGTATAAACGTACCGCTATCCCACCGGTCACAGCCGCCGCAGTCCGGGACTGTCCGGCGATTTCGCCCCTCGATCGGCTACGGCTCGACGGCGAACGGTGCGAACGCATCCGCCCGATCGACCGCCCCGGCGATGACTTCGACCGCCCCCGTCAGGTCCCCGGTATCGATCACTTCGACCGGCGTGTGCATGTACCGCGTCGGGATGCCCACGTTGACCGAGGGGATGCCGCCACGCTGGACGAACAGCGAGTTGGCGTCGGTCTTGGTGGTGTTGCTCGCCGCCTCCAGCTGGACGGGCCGGTCCTCGTCCGCCGCGACGGTCCGGAGCGCGTCGACCAGCACCGGGTGGTCGGGCAACCCCCGACGGATCGACGGCCCCTCGCCCAGCGCCACGTCCACGTCGCGCTTGGGTGCCAGTCCCGGCGTGTCCGTCGCGTGGGTCACGTCCACCACGACCGCCGCGTCCGGATCGAGGTCGAAGCCGATCATCTGCGCCCCGTTGCCGCCGACCTCTTCCTGCACCGTGCTGACGGCCTTCACCGTCGCGTCCACGTCGTTCTCGACCGCGTGTCGGAGGACCTCGGCGGCGGTCCAGGTCCCGACGCGGTTGTCCATCGCGCGGCCCGACAGCCGCGAGCCCTGGAGTTCCTCGACCCCCGACGCCACGGTGAGGGGATCGCCCACGTCGACCAGTTCGCGGGCCTCGTCCTCGTCTGCCGCACCCACGTCGACGTACTGCTCGGTAATGTCGGCCACCTCGTCGTCGTCGCCGTCCCGGAGGTGGATGGCGGTCTGGCCGATCACGCCCCGGACCGGGCCGTCGTCGGTCCGGACGGTGACGTGCTGGCCGCGCGAGACGGTCTTGTCCGTCCCCCCGATGCGCGAGAGGTGGAGGAACCCGTCGTCGTCGATGCGGCGGACGACGAACCCGATCTCGTCGCCGTGACCAGTGACGGCGATGGTCGGCGCGTCGGGGTCGCCCTCGTGGATCGCCACGGCGTTGCCGTAGGCGTCGGTGCGGACCTCGTCGGCCAGTTCCGAGCAGTGGTCGATCCAGACGCGCTGCCCGGCGGTCTCGAACCCGGTCGGTGCCGCGGTCTCCAGCAACTCGAACAGGAACTCGCGTCCTCGTTCGTCCATACCCGTCACTCTCGCGGGCCGGATATGAAGCCGACGACCGCCGACCACCATCGACGCCCCCCGCCGTCTGCCCACCGAGGCCCGCCGAAAACCGTCGCGACCCCAAACCGTATGCCGGGGGACGTGGATGGACCGGTATGGTGGACATCACACTGTTCGAGTTGCACCTCGACGAGGCATCGTTCTCCAACGCCGCGCCGTTCCTCGGCGGTGGCGAAGCGGAGGAGGGCGCGGCCGCGACCGACACATCGGGCGGCGGCGCGAAGGGGAAGCTGTTCGCTTTCCTCGCGCTCGGTGGCATCGTCGCGGTGGCGTGGCTGATCTCCCGGAGCGAGGTCGGCGAGGAGATCGAGATCGACGAGGCGGTCGAACTGACCAACTGACGGGGAGAAGGCCTTTCTACCGGACCCCCCTTGAACACCGTATGGGTCTCTTTCGTAGCGTCCAGGCGGTGACCGGCGCGTCGGGTACCGGTCCCGTCGACTGGACGGCAGTCGCCGAGGCGGCCAAAGCGTCGACCGACCCCGGCTCTATCGCCCTCTCCGAGAAACAGCAGGACGGCTACGCGGCCGACGTGCGCGAAGCGCGCACCCGGATCCGCGAGGTCGCCGAGATCGATTTCGACGTCCCCGACACGGTCGAAATCCAGAACCGCCACCACTGGGTCGACGCCAACATCGACACGTTCCAGCGAGTGATGGCGCCGCTGGGCGACCAGGTCGGCGTGCTCCCCGGCGTCGCCCGCGTCGTCAACACCGGAACCATGTCCGTCGCCCTCGGCTTCCTGGCGAACAACGTCCTCGGCCAGTACGACCCCCTCCTGCTGGGCGAGAGCGACGCCCACGCCCTCTACTTCGTCCACCCGAACATCGAGGCGGTCGCGCACACGCTCGACGTGTCCGAACCGCGCTTCCGGCGCTGGATCGCATTCCACGAGGTCGCCCACGCCGCCGAGTTCGGGGCCGCCCCGTGGCTCGCCGACGAACTCGAAGCTGACCTCGAGGGCGCCGTCGACGCGCTCTCGGAGGGGAGCCTCGACCGCGATGCGCTCCGGAACCTCGACACCACCATGACGGCCGTCGAGGGCTACGCGGAACTCGTCATGGACCGGGCCTTCGACGGCGAGTACGCCGACCTCAGGGAGAAACTCGACGAACGCCGGCAGGGTCGTGGCCCGATCTCGATGCTCGTGCGCCGCCTCCTCGGCCTCGGCATGAAGCGCCGGCAGTACGAGCGCGGCAAGCGCTTCTTCGAGGCCGTCGCCGACGAACGCGGCGTCGCCGGCGCCTCAGCAGTCTGGGAGCGCCCCTCGAACCTGCCGACCGACGCGGAACTCGACGATCCGCAGTCCTGGCTCGCGCGGGTTCGGTAACTGCCGCAAAACGGTTCTCTCCCTTCTTTCACCGCTCCGTCAGCGGTTGCGCCGCTTTCGACCGTCTTCGGTCCGGTTCTCGCTCTCGAAGCGCCGTTCGAGGTGTCCCTGCGAGCCCGACTTGGGAGCGCCGGTCTGATCGCGGAATCGGCGGGTGTCGGGGAAGGCGAAGTAGGTGAGCGCTGCGCCGACGACGAGGCCGGCGACGACGGCGCCGGCGACCACCGGCAGCCCCGGACTCCCCTGGAACGTGATCAGGCCCGCTGAGCCGCCGACGAGGAGGACGAACCCGACCTTCGCCCGTCGCAGGAAGGCCGCACGGTCCTCGTTCGAGACCGGTCCGACCATCAGATCTCCCCTGCCGTGCTGACGTGCATTCCGACGAACCGCCAGTCCGACTCCGGCGTTCCGGGCGACGTGTCGGCGGTCTCGCGGCGTTCGAGCGTCCCGCTCCACCTGGTCTCGAACTCGTACCGGATCCCGCGCTCGGTGTCGGTCCAGCCCATCGTCACGTCGTCTGCGAACCAGGCGTGGCGCTCCCGTTCGGTCACCCTGAGCGCACGGCTGTCGACCGCCCAGTCGACCGTCCGCTCGGTCTGGTCGCGCAGTCCCTCGCGGATCGACTCGACTCCCACGAGCCGCTCGGAGATGCCGAACTTGACGGCTTGTGGGTCACCGGCTCGCTCGGCCGCGAAGAAGGGGGCGAGCGGCTCGCCGGCCCGGAGTGCGTCGTAGTACGCCCGGATCGTGTCGGCGGCGTCCATGGCGAGATGGTGGACGCGGGTCGACTTCAGTTGTCGGATTCGGCTTCCGCCCCCTGATATATTCCCTCGCATACGAACGGAAACGAACAGCCCGGCGGTTCCGAAATAGGGTGGCGGACACCACAGATGGACCGACGACGGTACTTGCGGGCGCTCGGGGGAGCGTCCGCGCTGGGTGCGGGGAGCGGTATCGGCAGTGCGAACACGGGCTGGTGGTTCTCGGGCCCCGAGGTGGAGACCGAGAGCGGCACGGTCGAGGGCGAGGACGAGGGCGACTACCACGCCTTCCGCGGGGTTCCGTACGCTCACCAGCCGGTCGGGGAGCGCCGGTTCCGGCCGCCGGAGACCCCCGCCCCGTCGTGGGAGGGGACCCGCGACGCGACGGACTTCGGCCCGCTCGCGCCGCAACCGGTGCTGGCGACGAGTTTCCTCGGCGTCGACGTCGGGAAGTTCGTCGGCGAGGAGGACGGCTGTCTCAACTGCAACGTCTGGGCGCCAGCGGACGCCGATCCGGGCGAGAAGCCCGTCATGTTCTGGATCCACGGCGGCGCGTTCAACTTCGGGAGCAACCGGTTCCCGGGCGGGAACCTGGCCGCGACCGGGGACGTGGTCGTCGTCGCCGTCAACTACCGGCTGAACGCGCTGGGCTTTTTCGCCCATCCGGAGATCACGGCCGAGAACCCCTCGGCACCAGCGAACGCGGGCTACCTCGACGTCCGCGCGGGCCTGGAGTGGGTCCAGCGCAACGTCGAAGCCTTCGGCGGCGACCCGGACAACGTGACGATCTTCGGCGAATCGGCCGGCGGCCACGCCGTCCTCACGCTGTTGACCGACCCCGAGACCGAGGGCCTGTTCCACCGCGCGATCAGCCAGAGCGGCCCGATCACGGACCCGCTCTACTCGCTGTCGGAACTGGAAGCTCGGGGCGCCGAAGCGGCCGAGGAACTCGGCTGTGCCGACGGCGACGCGCTCGCCTGCCTCCGCGAGCAGGACCCGGAATCGCTGGCCGAGGCCTACGGCGTGTCCGGCGCGCTCGCTGTCGGCGGCGATCCCGACCCGGACCTCCCGGGTGTCGCGCAGCCGGGCCTGGTCTTCGGCGTGGACGGCGAGGTCGTGCCCGAACACCCGGCGACCCGGATCGCGAACGGCGACTTCCACGACGTGCCGGTGATCGCCGGCGGCAACGCCGACGAGTACCAGTTCTTCCTCGAGTTCGCGGGCGACACCGTGCCGGAGTCCGCCACGGCCTACGACGACTGGCTCGACGCGGCGTACGGCCGGTTCGCGGATCGCGTTCGCGACGCCTACCCGGCGGACGCGTACGACTCCCTGGAGACGGCCTACGTCGACCTGCTGAGCGACGAGTTCTTCCTCTGTTCGGACGCGGCCGTCGTCGACGCCGTCCGCGACCACGGCGGCACCGCCTACCGCTACGTGTTCGACGACACGCCGACGATCCCGGTCACCCTGCTCTCGGAGGATCCCGGCGCCTACCACACCGCCGAACTCTCCTACGTGTTCGGCCAGACCGTCACCCAGCAGGGGCTTCCGACGGGGATCATGGGGCCCGGCGACTGGAAACTCCGCGACCGGATGCAGGCTTACTGGTCGAACTTCGCCGAATCCGGCGATCCCAACGGATCGAGCGGGAGCGATCTCCCCGCCTGGCCGGCCGTCGACGAGGACCACACGAAAGTCCGCCTGCGGGAGAAAACGGTCGCGGTCGAGACGGGAACCCGGGCTGGCTGTGCCGTCTTCCGGGACGTCTACGACTACCTGCGCTCGATCGGTCGCTGACTACTCGAACCCGCGACTGACGTTCTCGTCGACCAGGTCGTCCAGTTCCGCGTCGAGCATCTCCTCGGCCTCCTCGAAGGTCTCCGCCAGTTCGTCCATCCCGTCGGGTCGGTCGGTCAACTCGAACTCCGCGGGCCCGAAGGCCGGGCTGTCGAGCGTCTCCATCACGTCGTCGAACAGCGCGTCGGGGGTCGTCGGCGCGTCCGCGTGGGCCCTGATGACCTCCTCCAGTTCGTTCGCCACGTCCTCGGCCTCGTCGGCCTCGACGGGTTGCTGGACGACGAATCGGCCGGCGTCGTCGCTCGGGAAGAGGTCGTCGAGGTCCTCGTCGATGCGCCGGGCGACGCGGGTCCCGACGCCCTGGACCTCGAAGGGGTTCTTCGCGTAGGTCTTGAGCTGGTAGACGGCGGCGTCAGGGTGACCCACGTACAGGTCCTCGCCGATGCCGCTGGCCCGGTCGCCGCCGACCGCTCGCCACCCGCTCGCGTCGGCGTCGCTCTCGACGACGTCCTCGAGGATGTCCTGCCAGTCTCTGACGCGCATAGCTACACGCAGGTTGGATTCGAATCCCGAAGAACGTGTCGATACCACGGCTCGCCGGGCCGCACGGCCGCCTACCGCGTCCGGACAAGCCGGCCCTCGTTCGGGAGGTAGCGCCTCGCCTCGAGGGTCACGTTCGCGCGGCCGGCCGAGACGTTCGCTGCGAAGTCGGCGTCCGCACGATACCAGCCGTGGAACTCGCCCTCGCGATCCCGGATCGACAGTTCGAGCGCCGCCGTGTCCCAGTCGGTCGTCTCCGCGCCGTAGGCCGTCACGACTTCCTGCACTGCAGTCCTGAACTGTTCTCGATCGCTCGTGGGTGCCCGCACCGTCAGATACGCGGTCCGGTTGCGCGTCGTCGCGCCGGCCACGTCGACCGCCGTATCGTCGGCCGCGACGTAGAGGGCGTTCAACTCGCCGTCCTGCTGGGGGAACTGCCCCGACGAGTCGGTGCGTTCGAGGCTCGCCCGGATCCGATCGGTCAGCGTCTCGGCCGAGATGCGTCCCTGGAAGTACTGCAGCGGCCAGGACGCCGGCATGCGATAGCGCGCCAGGGCCCGCCCCGAGTCGCTCACTGCCAGTCCGTCCAGCCGGGTGGCGTTCCAGGTCGTCCCGTTCGTCCAGGTCCGGTTGACGGTGCCGCCGTAGGCCAGCCCCAGGACGTAGGCGTCCCTGAGCAGTCTGTCGCCCGTGTCGTTCGAGACGTAGGTCACCCCGAATCCGCCGTTGTTCGTCGACACCGATCTGACGGGGAACCCGGATCGTTCGAGTCCGGCCAGGAACGCCCGTCCGCCTTCGGTGTCGGCGCTCTCCGGCGGCGCGGGCGTCACGGCTGGTGGCGTGGGCGTCCCCGACCTCGCGTCCGTGTCGGGGGTCGGTATCGGCTCCGGGTCCCTGCTATCGAACCCACCGCCGCCGCTACACCCGGCGAGCACCAGCAGGAGCGCCAGCGCACACGCCCTCGTCCCCGAACGGACCCCTCGCATGGCTGACCGGTAGAGCGGGGAGGGACAAAAACGGGTCGGCTCCTCACTCGTAGACGACGAACAGCAGTGCGGCGCCGGCCCCGAGCAGGCAGACCAGCGCGAGCAGCGGGACGTCCGTGATCTGCAGGCGCCAGACGGTCACCGCCAGCGCGACGGTCGCGACGCCGACGCCGGTCGTCGCGCCGAGGTGTGCGAGTTCGGCGATCGGCTCCACGGCCGACCGGCCGACCTGCTCGCCGAGCGTGATCGCGTGGCGCGCGGCGTCCCAGGCGGCGACCGCGGCCACCGTCGCCGCGAGGATCGGGACCAGCCCCGCGTCGCGCGTGATCCCGCTGAACAGGACCGTCACGAGCACGAGCGCGACGCCCAGCGTCGCCAGTTTGGTCTCCCATCCCTCCCGGATCGGGAGCAGGCCGAGCCCCAGGACGGTCAGGCCGTACAGCCCCGGCAGCAGTTCGGCGTCCGCGATCCGGCCCAGATCCGCCGAGATCGACAGCCAGATCCCGGCGAAGACGACGGCGAGCCCGAGGCCCAGCCGAACCGTCGGGAGCGCACCCTCTCGTCCGCGGTAGCCCACGCCGAGGACCAACACGCCGAGGAGCACGACGGCGAGCGACCGATTCTGCAGAGGGTCAGTCGCCACCAGCGCGGTGCTGAGGGCCGCGAGCGTCACCGCCAGCACGCTCCCGAGACTCGACGGGCGGTGGTCGACGGTCTGGCGCGCCCGGTCGGTCGCGGCGTGCCGGTGGTTCGCCGGTCGGGTACGATCCGCGGTTCCGCCGTCGGTCCGCTCGAACTCCGTCATCGCGACCACCGTCCCTGGGCCGTGGCGACGCTCTTGCGGAGCCGTTCGGTCGGGTCCCAGTCGACGACCCGGACCTCGCCGCGGTGGAGACGATCGATCCGGTTGCGCCGTTCGAGCGCCGCGAGTCGCTCGCCCGGCGAGTCCTCGCCGGTCACGTCCGGGCTGATCACGGTGACCGTTCGCCCGCCCGCGGCCAGTTCCAGCGCGAACGAGACCATCGCGTCGTCGGGCAACGGCGTGACGAGGAACAGCTGGTCGTCGGCCCCCAGTCGTCGCCGGAGGCCGTCGAAGCCCGCTGCTTCCTCATCACCATCGTCAACATCGTCCGTCCCGACCGCGTTCTCCTCCGGGGGCTGCGGCGAGAGCGACGGGTGTGTGAGCAGCGTCCGCCGGGTCCGGTCGGCGTGGTCGGAGCCGCGTCCCGGCGGAACCCAGCAGTCTGGGCCGCCCAGCGTCGTCAGCCCGGCGCGTTCCCCGAGGTCCCAGACGGATTCGAGCAGCTCGCGGGCCGCCGCGACGCCGTGGGAGACGGCGTGGGGCTCGCCCGTCGGGCCGCGGTAGGCGACCGGCCTCGCGTCGACGCAGACCAGCACCGAGACGCTGCGTTCCTGGCGGAACTCGAGGGTCGAGAGCTCGCCCGTCTTGGCCAGCTGGCGCCAGTCGATCCGCGAGCGGTCGTCGCCGGGGTGGTACTCGCGGGTGTTCGAGAACTCGATGCCGGCGCCGCTCTCGTCGGTCAGCACCCGGCCCGGGAACGGGTTCGACGTGCGGTCGACCGGCGGTTCGGCCGGCGCGTCGAGACACGCGATCTCGTCGGTCGTCTCGATCTCCGCCTCGACCTCGTGGGCGCCGCTGGGGTCGCGCGCGATGGCGGTCAGCGACCGGAACCGGTGCGCGCCCGGCTCGGCCGCGATCGCGTAGGTGAACGTGGTCGACTCACCGGGCCCAAGCGCCGTCGCGTGTCGGGCGGTCCCGTCGATCACTGTCAGCATCGCGGGCACGCCGTCGATCAGCCGGAGGTCGGTGAGCCACGACTCCCCGTCGTTT
Above is a genomic segment from Halorientalis sp. LT38 containing:
- a CDS encoding S1C family serine protease, translating into MGSEQLTRRRLLATATAAAAGVAGCNTPRSDSSGNVSNPDARSLLNSTPESESVYTDVYRETIDSVVLLRVYGAAGRNGEGSGFVYDDGYVVTNQHVVANADRVRVRFTDGQWRTAAVVGTDAYSDLAVLDVPDVPASATPLSLIDGQVAVGQRVIAIGNPLGYTGSLTSGVVSGVDRSLPAPNNFRIPDAIQTDAPVNPGNSGGPLVTLDGRVAGVINSGGGDNIGFAISAALMRRVIPALIERGRYDHSFMGVSLTSVTPLIAEANDLPDADGVYIDAVRPDGPAGDVLEGSGGQSTRIDGVQVPVGGDVIVRMGEQRIQSQEALSTYLALVTSPGDTIPLEVIRDGSRTTVDLTLGERPTT
- the purF gene encoding amidophosphoribosyltransferase, producing the protein MHEKCGVVGVSLQDRDAARPLYYSLYALQHRGQESAGIVTHDGFQQHSHVEMGLVGDAFSQDDLQQLNGTQGIGHVRYPTAGSVTASCAQPFSVSFKSGSLGLSHNGNLVNADEVGDRLAELGHAFTSDGDTEVIAHDLARNLLEEDLVRAVKRTMSRIHGSYSLTIMHDDTVLGVRDPEGNRPLCIGELEDGYVLASESAAIDTLDGELIRDVRPGELVVLHDDGTGYDTYQLVQSENTAHCFFEHVYFARPDSVIDDELVYEVRRELGRALWEESGIESDVVMPVPDSGRAFASGYAEAANEDPDSEGVEFAEGLMKNRYVGRTFIMPTQDERERAVRMKLNPIKSTVEGKTVTLIDDSIVRGTTSTQLVELMRDAGAEEVHVRIGAPPIVAPCYMGIDMASRDELIAADQSVADIRDEIEADSLSYLSIDSIASALSRSKADLCLGCVTGEYPYDIDGEATDREVDRPAVGTTAHADD
- a CDS encoding Lrp/AsnC family transcriptional regulator; the encoded protein is MGRDLDDVDRSILYLLQEDARNATAQDIADSVGVSPSTVRNRIDRLEADGIVRGYHPEIDYEAANLPLQLTFVITAPPTEVAHYSDQIRSIQGVIDVREMLTGRRNLHVDVVGTSTKEITRITDTVHDLGVQIESSEMMRRRHVQPFNHFFLQGNEDMDARDDEHASEEST
- a CDS encoding M20/M25/M40 family metallo-hydrolase, with protein sequence MDERGREFLFELLETAAPTGFETAGQRVWIDHCSELADEVRTDAYGNAVAIHEGDPDAPTIAVTGHGDEIGFVVRRIDDDGFLHLSRIGGTDKTVSRGQHVTVRTDDGPVRGVIGQTAIHLRDGDDDEVADITEQYVDVGAADEDEARELVDVGDPLTVASGVEELQGSRLSGRAMDNRVGTWTAAEVLRHAVENDVDATVKAVSTVQEEVGGNGAQMIGFDLDPDAAVVVDVTHATDTPGLAPKRDVDVALGEGPSIRRGLPDHPVLVDALRTVAADEDRPVQLEAASNTTKTDANSLFVQRGGIPSVNVGIPTRYMHTPVEVIDTGDLTGAVEVIAGAVDRADAFAPFAVEP
- a CDS encoding DUF7344 domain-containing protein; amino-acid sequence: MNDDTFDALAHDRRRQLLLPLLDEPRRESTATAAVSDGGTDRKSLQRRAGLYHVHLPKLAHYGIIEWHEDSDEISRGPNFEQVRPLLELVADRAA
- a CDS encoding 50S ribosomal protein L37e, coding for MTGAGTPSQGKKNTTTHTKCRRCGEKSYHTKKKVCSSCGFGKSAKRRDYAWQDKAGE
- a CDS encoding LSM domain-containing protein; amino-acid sequence: MSGRPLDVLEAALGSSVTVQLKGGEVYEGELTGYDQHMNLVVEDGDNTTIIRGDNVVSINP
- a CDS encoding zinc-dependent metalloprotease translates to MGLFRSVQAVTGASGTGPVDWTAVAEAAKASTDPGSIALSEKQQDGYAADVREARTRIREVAEIDFDVPDTVEIQNRHHWVDANIDTFQRVMAPLGDQVGVLPGVARVVNTGTMSVALGFLANNVLGQYDPLLLGESDAHALYFVHPNIEAVAHTLDVSEPRFRRWIAFHEVAHAAEFGAAPWLADELEADLEGAVDALSEGSLDRDALRNLDTTMTAVEGYAELVMDRAFDGEYADLREKLDERRQGRGPISMLVRRLLGLGMKRRQYERGKRFFEAVADERGVAGASAVWERPSNLPTDAELDDPQSWLARVR
- a CDS encoding DUF420 domain-containing protein, producing the protein MELSARDRVPELTGLLTAVALALVFGAVLGVIPSTALPRAPDWFVAAIPHLNAAVSVLAVVVILAGWRAIRHGNVARHRRAMLAGLALFGTFLALYLYRVTLEGPAGFAGPAAVERFAYLPILGIHMLLAIVCIPLLFYVLLLALTRPVSELSETNHPRVGRVAATLWLVSFTLGTVVYLLLYVLF